A window of Ananas comosus cultivar F153 linkage group 11, ASM154086v1, whole genome shotgun sequence genomic DNA:
TTTTGTATCTTATTGGGTTGCTTTGGTTCCTGGGTTGTGGTGATGAGGTTGGATAGTTTATGGGTTTTCCTTGGCTTTGTGTTTATGTTAGCATTGGTGTGTGTTTGGATGGATTGTAGGTGAAGAGAAAGATTGAGTTGGTTTATGGTGGAGGGAGTGTGGGGttgatgggtttgatctctcaAACTGTTCATCATGGAGGTTGCCATGTACTTGGGTAATCACTCTACTTATTTATAACTTTCTATTTGGTGGGGTTTTACTATgaattttatggttttattttctcttctagTGAATTATTGTTAGCAAATTTACTGTTTATGTTTTGATACTAATAGTGCTAAATGATATGCAGGGTAATTCCCGCGGCCCTCAAGCCTCTAGAGGTACACAAAATTTTccaagttttcctttttttttggtcattttgttcCAATTTGGTTCCTTGATGTTTTCTGTTTGTGTATTTGACTTTGGATATCTTAACCTTCTATTATACAAAATTGTTCTCGTCCTCTCATATCCTCACCTCTTCTCATGTAGTATGACAAGTGAGAAAGAAAGGAtgtaaaatatgataaaattgcTCTCTTTACATACTGTAATGCAATTACTTGCATGAACAACTGATGTATGAGTCGTAAGTTTTGTAATTTAAGGGAGTTAATTTTCGAATAGTCCATACGGAATGCACAATCGTCTGTGGATTCACCACGTATCAGAAAGACTCTTTCTTTTGCGGTGATGTTACTTACTTTTTGGCTAAATTTTGTTGATCATTTACTGGTAGCAAGATCTATTTTTGTAGATATCAGGTGAAAGCATCGGGGAAGTAAAGACCGTTGCGGACATGCATGAACGGAAAGCCGAAATGGCTCGACAAGCAGATGCTTTTATCGCTCTtccaggttttttttttttctttagcttTTGAGCTTTTTGTTCAAGTTTTAGCACTCACAAACACCGGCAATTCAATCCTACAAAAAGGATCTTAAATTTTGCTTATTTTGGATCTTCAAGGAGGATTTGGAACGATGGAAGAGGTACTAGAGATGATTACATGGTCACAATTAGGAATTCATGAAAAACCAGTTAGTACCGATCTATTTGCCATCACAATTTAATGTGAATCCTTTAGTTAAAACCGAAATACCTAAATAACCGTCATCTATTTCTACGCAGGTTGGCTTGCTAAATGTTGATGGATACTACAATTCGTTACTCGCTCTATTCGACGACGGCGTGAAGGAAGGTTTTATAAAGCCCGCATGTAGGGATATAGTTGTTTCTGCTCCAACTGCAACAGAACTGCTAGTGAAGATGGAGGTTAGCTATCCATTTTAGTTTCTTATTCTATTATGTGAAGCTCACAGGACCTATTCTCTCTCTCGGATCGAGAACTTCTTACGGCATTACGCTAATTCTTTAAAACTGGACTACAtactcttttgtttttcttttttgcgccctcttatacttttttctttttttgaatttcagCAATACACACCATCTCACCAAGAGGTTGCCCCGCGAAAGAGCTGGGAGATTTCGCAACTAGGCTATTCGAAAGCACCGAGTCCGACTTAATTGGTTCCTTGCACACCATATCtctgattcttcttcttttggcAATTTGTGTCTCAGAGGTGCTTCCATTGGCCTTGACTGTTTAGAATAGTTTTCTATCTTACAATTGATATCCTAATAAAATTGTCGGTGCTTGTTTTGTGATGAACTGCGAATTAAGAATCTCTGTCCTTTTGCCAATAATTAAAGGTCGGAGCTTAGTGTGATTGAATTGAACTTTCTATCTTTTTCGCAGTATTGAAGCAATAGAGTGTGACCCAGAAGCTTATCTTAATTAAGAAGGTATTACTTTGACGTGTTCTCATCTCTTTGTCCTGGTTTGTAGGGGTGAGTCATGC
This region includes:
- the LOC109717394 gene encoding probable cytokinin riboside 5'-monophosphate phosphoribohydrolase LOGL1 isoform X1 — protein: METSAATTTTTMEGEILSKFKRICVFCGSNSGYRKVFSDAALDLGHELVKRKIELVYGGGSVGLMGLISQTVHHGGCHVLGVIPAALKPLEISGESIGEVKTVADMHERKAEMARQADAFIALPGGFGTMEEVLEMITWSQLGIHEKPVGLLNVDGYYNSLLALFDDGVKEGFIKPACRDIVVSAPTATELLVKMEQYTPSHQEVAPRKSWEISQLGYSKAPSPT
- the LOC109717394 gene encoding probable cytokinin riboside 5'-monophosphate phosphoribohydrolase LOGL1 isoform X2, which produces MRLSIWVTNWVIPAALKPLEISGESIGEVKTVADMHERKAEMARQADAFIALPGGFGTMEEVLEMITWSQLGIHEKPVGLLNVDGYYNSLLALFDDGVKEGFIKPACRDIVVSAPTATELLVKMEQYTPSHQEVAPRKSWEISQLGYSKAPSPT